A single Anopheles arabiensis isolate DONGOLA chromosome 2, AaraD3, whole genome shotgun sequence DNA region contains:
- the LOC120908422 gene encoding conserved oligomeric Golgi complex subunit 7 produces MDVSAFSGDDFDVSSWINASYERSQKTATGSAGKEAFVSSLVSKMQLYVQQINVALEQTGGQVLKNIPKVISDANMLQIESGLLKQRMNQVQREIAHLQTETGDCMVSLERLDDIKQRLQSSKQCLQEADGWGKLAGELDDLLEKSDIDASSGKLLSLQKSLAAQVGLHGHSERENQVEYFKNRLEALVSPSVVVALRSMDTAACRRYVGIFEGIGRLAQLKQYYRTVLKTFVQEQWSSAIEGSESGGSDVLKEFYDHLVELLKSHLRWSCQCFGEATDCVLAVADALENLDPTRESVVRSALKRATDKFWTLTQFSKVNVSMGSLIEGWVRGGPQQDIRCDDETTIDRLANSLFVFFGIFLKEYPTLENSQLEASLQGLTIVGTAPADSVHNLESANAKIIRWALEAVTRCQDITQNCALLSLGSVLQNYLLTYLDQYNKVQKQLAASQPSQTDWNLLQLSVVLLQYLGSFRQAAYELEQTFLQQVLTKHSQLTAGSARARFEYRLNTKGEFNELHKLATTFQQTSSESGREYFSEFHQRMKRTCEDIHDTMLQIAFSPITKHFKQIEPAATGPTGAAGGTTAMDTLPDYSYAPQEYITLISQYLLTLPQHLEPLLLSPAAALKAVLEVADHRYASNRPCADVFLALVVEESEALYVEQIENICSLSVSGAKQLATDIEYFGSVLEEMGQSLGGNLQQTVKLLRAPLESYASAATGCDPELVAAIRQKRNLISC; encoded by the exons ATG GATGTAAGTGCCTTTTCCGGCGACGATTTCGATGTCAGCAGCTGGATTAATGCCTCCTACGAACGGTCTCAAAAGACAGCCACTGGTTCCGCGGGCAAGGAAGCGTTCGTATCATCGCTCGTCTCCAAGATGCAGCTGTACGTCCAGCAGATCAATGTAGCCTTGGAGCAAACGGGCGGGCAAGTGCTGAAAAACATCCCCAAGGTTATCAGCGACGCGAACATGCTGCAGATTGAGTCGGGTTTGCTGAAGCAGCGCATGAATCAGGTACAACGCGAGATTGCACATCTGCAAACTGAAACCGGAGACTGTATGGTTAGTCTCGAGCGGCTGGACGACATCAAGCAACGGTTGCAAAGCTCCAAACAGTGCCTGCAGGAAGCCGACGGGTGGGGTAAGCTAGCAGGCGAGCTGGACGATTTGCTGGAAAAGTCCGACATTGATGCATCGAGCGGAAAGTTACTCTCCCTGCAGAAATCGCTCGCCGCCCAGGTCGGCCTGCACGGGCATTCGGAGCGCGAGAACCAGGTGGAATACTTCAAGAACCGCCTGGAAGCTCTCGTTAGCCCTTCGGTCGTGGTAGCACTGCGCTCGATGGATACCGCTGCCTGCCGGCGATACGTTGGCATTTTCGAAGGAATCGGCCGGCTAGCACAGTTGAAACAATACTACCGCACGGTGCTGAAGACATTCGTGCAGGAACAGTGGAGCAGCGCGATCGAGGGCAGCGAAAGTGGCGGTTCGGATGTGTTGAAGGAGTTTTACGACCATTTGGTGGAGCTGCTCAAGAGCCATCTGCGGTGGAGCTGTCAGTGCTTTGGTGAAGCTACCGATTGTGTGCTGGCCGTCGCAGATGCACTGGAGAACCTTGACCCCACACGCGAGAGTGTCGTACGCAGTGCACTCAAACGAGCCACCGACAAGTTCTGGACATTGACACAATTTTCCAAAGTGAACGTGTCGATGGGCTCCCTAATTGAGGGTTGGGTACGGGGAGGTCCTCAGCAAGATATTCGCTGTGACGATGAGACCACCATCGACCGACTAGCGAACTCTTTGTTTGTCTTCTTCGGAATATTCCTGAAGGAGTATCCAACGCTCGAAAACTCCCAGCTCGAAGCGTCTCTTCAAGGTTTGACCATCGTCGGTACGGCACCTGCCGACAGTGTTCACAATTTGGAGAGCGCGAACGCTAAGATTATACGCTGGGCCCTGGAAGCGGTGACACGCTGCCAGGACATTACACAAAACTGTGCGCTTCTGTCATTGGGCAGCGTGCTGCAAAACTACCTGCTGACCTACTTAGATCAGTACAACAAGGTGCAGAAGCAGCTCGCTGCCAGCCAGCCGAGCCAAACCGACTGGAACCTGCTGCAGCTGAGTGTCGTTTTGTTGCAATATCTTGGATCCTTCCGACAGGCTGCCTACGAGCTGGAGCAAACATTCTTGCAACAAGTCCTTACCAAACACTCTCAGCTCACTGCAGGCTCGGCACGAGCTCGCTTTGAATATCGGTTGAATACCAAGGGCGAGTTTAACGAATTACACAAACTTGCCACCACATTCCAACAGACGTCCTCCGAGTCGGGCCGAGAGTATTTTAGCGAGTTTCACCAGCGCATGAAACGCACCTGCGAGGACATTCACGATACAATGCTGCAGATTGCATTCTCTCCCATAACGAAACACTTCAAACAGATTGAGCCCGCTGCCACTGGCCCGACCGGGGCAGCCGGTGGTACAACGGCAATGGACACACTGCCGGACTACAGCTACGCACCGCAGGAATACATCACGCTCATCAGTCAGTATTTGCTTACGCTTCCGCAGCATCTCGAACCGCTGCTGTTGTCGCCGGCCGCTGCACTGAAAGCGGTGCTGGAGGTGGCAGACCATCGGTACGCGTCTAACCGACCATGTGCCGACGTGTTTCTTGCCCTCGTCGTGGAAGAGTCGGAAGCGTTGTACGTTGAGCAGATAGAGAACATTTGCTCGCTGAGCGTGTCGGGAGCGAAACAGCTGGCCACCGATATCG AGTACTTTGGCAGCGTGCTGGAAGAGATGGGCCAATCCCTGGGTGGTAACCTGCAACAAACGGTTAAACTTCTGCGCGCTCCTTTGGAGTCGTACGCATCGGCAGCAACCGGATGTGATCCGGAGCTGGTTGCCGCCATTCGTCAGAAGCGCAATTTAATATCCTGTTGA